A single window of Pseudomonas lutea DNA harbors:
- a CDS encoding LysR family transcriptional regulator, which yields MNRNELRKADINLMVVFETLMQERNVTRAAEKLFLGQPTISAALNRLRALFNDPLFIRVGHRMEPTARANEIISHLSPALDAMSVALSLTREFDPASSDMTFRIGLSDDVEYSLLPPLLRAIREEAPGVVLVIKQVNFWNVSELLMSGDITVGVCLTRELPANAKRKMLRRMQPMVVRADAGTDPITLDEYCTRPHVVVSYVANISSFADEWLAAIGRKRTAVLSVPQYSTLPALMEGTDLLCNLPDHLTQAMRRTGLRGDPLPFVTPNLELSMVWLSVMDTDPAERWLRKRLEEFMGDSSGV from the coding sequence ATGAATCGCAATGAGCTGCGCAAGGCCGACATCAACCTCATGGTGGTGTTCGAGACCTTGATGCAAGAGCGTAACGTGACCCGCGCTGCCGAAAAGCTGTTCCTCGGCCAACCCACCATCAGCGCCGCCCTCAATCGCCTGCGGGCGTTGTTCAACGATCCGTTGTTCATCCGTGTGGGCCACCGCATGGAGCCGACTGCGCGGGCCAACGAAATCATCAGTCATTTGTCGCCAGCGCTGGACGCAATGTCAGTCGCCCTGAGCCTGACCCGGGAGTTTGACCCCGCCAGCAGCGACATGACCTTTCGCATCGGCCTGTCCGATGACGTGGAATACAGCCTGTTGCCGCCGCTGCTGCGCGCCATCCGCGAGGAAGCCCCCGGCGTCGTGCTGGTGATCAAGCAGGTCAACTTCTGGAATGTCTCGGAGTTGTTGATGTCGGGCGACATCACCGTCGGGGTGTGCCTGACCCGTGAGCTGCCGGCCAATGCCAAGCGCAAAATGCTGCGCCGGATGCAGCCGATGGTGGTGCGCGCCGATGCGGGGACCGATCCGATTACCCTGGACGAATACTGCACGCGGCCCCACGTCGTGGTGTCGTACGTGGCCAATATTTCGAGTTTCGCGGATGAGTGGCTCGCGGCGATCGGTCGCAAGCGCACCGCCGTGTTGTCGGTGCCGCAGTACAGCACCTTGCCGGCGTTGATGGAGGGAACGGACCTGCTCTGCAACTTGCCGGACCACCTCACCCAGGCCATGCGCCGAACCGGGCTGCGCGGCGATCCACTGCCCTTCGTGACGCCGAATCTGGAGCTGTCGATGGTCTGGCTCAGCGTGATGGACACCGACCCGGCCGAACGCTGGCTGCGCAAGCGGCTTGAGGAATTCATGGGGGATTCGAGCGGTGTTTGA
- a CDS encoding glucose 1-dehydrogenase, with product MQISLKGQVAIVTGASSGLGAGAAKGLAASGAAVVINYHSQPEPAQKLAEEIIAAGGQAIAVGADVSDEQDVEKLFAETLKAFGRVDILVANSGLQKDAPIADMTLKDWNTVINVNLTGQFLCARAALRQFARQEIRPEVSRARGKIIHMSSVHQVIPWAGHVNYAASKGGVDLLMRSIAQEVGEQRIRVNSIAPGAIRTAINTKATEGDAEKKLLELIPYGRVGEADDVANAVVWLASDASDYVHGTTLFIDGGMSLYPEFRNNG from the coding sequence ATGCAGATTTCCCTGAAAGGCCAAGTCGCAATCGTCACCGGTGCAAGCTCCGGACTGGGCGCCGGGGCGGCAAAAGGGCTCGCCGCATCGGGCGCCGCGGTAGTCATCAATTACCACTCCCAGCCGGAGCCTGCACAAAAGCTTGCCGAGGAGATCATCGCCGCGGGCGGCCAGGCCATCGCCGTCGGTGCCGACGTGTCCGATGAACAGGACGTGGAGAAACTGTTCGCCGAGACGCTCAAGGCGTTTGGTCGCGTTGACATCCTGGTCGCCAACTCAGGGCTGCAAAAGGACGCCCCGATCGCCGACATGACGTTGAAAGACTGGAACACCGTGATCAACGTCAACCTCACCGGCCAGTTCCTCTGCGCACGCGCGGCCCTCAGGCAGTTCGCCAGGCAGGAGATCCGCCCGGAGGTGTCGCGCGCACGGGGCAAGATCATCCACATGAGCTCGGTGCATCAGGTCATTCCCTGGGCCGGGCACGTGAATTATGCCGCCTCCAAAGGCGGCGTCGACCTGCTGATGCGCAGCATTGCCCAAGAGGTCGGCGAGCAGCGGATCCGTGTCAACAGCATCGCGCCGGGAGCGATTCGAACCGCCATCAACACCAAAGCCACCGAAGGCGACGCCGAGAAAAAGCTGCTGGAACTGATTCCTTACGGGCGAGTGGGTGAGGCGGACGACGTGGCCAACGCGGTGGTCTGGCTGGCTTCGGACGCGTCCGATTATGTGCATGGTACGACGCTGTTCATCGACGGCGGGATGAGTCTGTACCCCGAGTTTCGCAACAATGGTTGA
- the pstB gene encoding phosphate ABC transporter ATP-binding protein PstB, which produces MNNLSLADEKTKIQVRGLDFFYGGQRSLKSVDMIIPEKRITAIIGPSGCGKSTLLRVFNRIYSMYPKQEAKGEVILNGENILAPGYSMNRLRSHVGMVFQKPVPFPMSIYDNIAYAVRHHEKLSRREMEERVEQALRGAALWDEVKDKLKQSANSLSGGQQQRLCIARTIALRPQVLLLDEPTSALDPISTGRIEQLITELKEQFTVIIVTHNMQQAARCSDYTAFMFMGELIEHGDTDTIFTKPSKTQTEDYITGRFG; this is translated from the coding sequence ATGAACAACCTATCCCTCGCCGACGAAAAAACCAAAATCCAGGTCCGTGGTCTCGATTTCTTTTACGGCGGCCAGCGCTCGCTGAAATCGGTCGACATGATCATTCCCGAAAAGCGCATCACGGCGATCATCGGGCCATCCGGCTGCGGCAAGTCCACGCTGTTGCGGGTGTTCAACCGCATCTATTCGATGTACCCGAAGCAGGAAGCCAAGGGCGAAGTGATCCTCAACGGTGAGAACATCCTCGCGCCGGGCTATTCGATGAACCGCCTGCGCAGCCACGTCGGCATGGTGTTTCAGAAGCCGGTGCCGTTCCCGATGTCGATCTACGACAACATCGCCTACGCGGTGCGTCACCACGAAAAGCTCTCCCGTCGCGAGATGGAAGAACGCGTCGAGCAGGCGCTGCGTGGCGCTGCGCTGTGGGATGAAGTCAAAGACAAGCTCAAGCAGAGTGCGAACAGCCTGTCCGGTGGCCAGCAACAGCGTCTGTGCATTGCCCGCACCATCGCCCTGCGCCCGCAAGTGCTGTTGCTCGACGAACCGACCTCGGCCCTTGACCCGATCTCGACCGGCCGCATCGAGCAGCTGATCACCGAGCTCAAAGAGCAGTTCACCGTGATTATCGTGACCCACAACATGCAACAGGCCGCGCGCTGCTCGGACTACACCGCGTTCATGTTCATGGGCGAGCTGATCGAACACGGCGACACCGACACCATCTTCACCAAGCCCTCCAAAACCCAGACCGAGGACTACATCACCGGTCGTTTCGGCTGA
- a CDS encoding glycoside hydrolase family 15 protein — protein sequence MVEPTATPDEQAGQEPQNAIENHGIIGDMRSAALVADTGSIDFFCWPDFDSPSIFTALLDTPEAGIFQLAPVLPDARRQQLYLPETNVLMTRWIAKDAVVEVTDLMPIASEVDNLPRLIRRIQVRHGQTAVRMLCRVRHDYSRADTAARMEGQDVCFEAEGQPALRLAATTGIRLEGQAAVAEFEMKQGDIVEFMLGGAEDPLVTATNCDCDLKTTVSYWQHWSRHSNYRGRWREVVNRSALALKLLTSRKHGGIVAAATFGLPEEEGGQRNWDYRYTWIRDASFTVYAFMRLGYSDEANAFMHWVRDRMGDCCEDANKLGILYSLDGREELPEKELDHLSGYGGATPVRVGNEAYKQTQLDIYGELLDAVYLANKYGEAISHEGWKNVTRLVNDLCENWQSKDVGIWEMRGEDQHFLHSRLMCWVALDRALRLSLKRSLPAPFERWDKQRQAIHDDIWDNFWDADLGHFVQHKGSKNLDASMLLMPLVRFVGASDPKWLQTLDAIEGALVRDGMVFRYRNDDDYHDGLDGEEGAFVACSFWYVECLARAGRLEKAHLEFEQLLRYANPLGLYAEEFDAHGHHLGNTPQALSHLALISAASFLDRKLEGGQTLWQP from the coding sequence ATGGTTGAGCCCACCGCCACCCCGGATGAACAGGCCGGGCAAGAGCCGCAGAACGCCATCGAGAATCACGGGATCATCGGTGATATGCGCAGCGCGGCTCTGGTCGCCGACACCGGCAGCATCGATTTTTTCTGCTGGCCCGATTTCGACAGCCCGAGCATTTTTACCGCGTTGCTGGACACGCCCGAGGCGGGGATCTTTCAGCTGGCACCGGTACTGCCGGACGCACGCCGGCAGCAACTGTACCTGCCTGAAACCAACGTGCTGATGACCCGCTGGATTGCCAAAGACGCGGTTGTCGAAGTGACCGATCTGATGCCCATCGCTTCGGAAGTCGACAACCTCCCGCGGCTGATCCGGCGGATCCAGGTTCGCCACGGCCAGACGGCGGTGCGCATGTTGTGCCGGGTGCGCCACGATTACAGCCGCGCTGACACGGCCGCTCGGATGGAGGGGCAAGACGTATGCTTCGAGGCCGAGGGCCAGCCTGCGCTGCGCCTTGCCGCTACCACCGGCATACGTCTTGAGGGTCAGGCGGCGGTGGCCGAGTTCGAAATGAAACAGGGCGATATCGTCGAGTTCATGCTCGGCGGTGCCGAAGATCCGCTGGTCACGGCGACGAACTGCGATTGCGACCTGAAAACCACGGTCAGTTACTGGCAGCACTGGAGCCGCCACTCCAACTACCGCGGGCGCTGGCGTGAGGTGGTCAACCGTTCGGCGCTGGCGCTCAAGCTGCTCACGTCGCGCAAGCACGGCGGCATTGTCGCCGCCGCCACGTTTGGTCTGCCGGAGGAAGAGGGTGGTCAGCGCAACTGGGACTACCGCTACACCTGGATCCGCGACGCCTCGTTTACCGTCTACGCCTTCATGCGCCTTGGGTATTCCGATGAGGCCAATGCCTTTATGCATTGGGTTCGCGACCGCATGGGCGACTGCTGCGAAGATGCCAACAAGTTGGGCATCCTATATTCGCTAGATGGGCGCGAAGAACTCCCGGAAAAAGAGCTGGATCACCTGAGCGGTTACGGCGGGGCGACCCCGGTGCGTGTGGGGAACGAAGCGTACAAGCAGACGCAGCTGGACATTTATGGCGAGTTGCTCGACGCGGTGTATCTGGCCAACAAGTACGGCGAAGCGATCTCCCACGAAGGCTGGAAGAACGTCACCCGCCTGGTCAACGACCTGTGCGAAAACTGGCAGAGCAAAGACGTGGGCATCTGGGAAATGCGCGGCGAGGACCAGCACTTTCTGCATTCACGGCTGATGTGCTGGGTTGCCCTGGACCGCGCGCTGCGTTTGTCCTTGAAACGCTCGCTTCCAGCGCCTTTCGAGCGATGGGACAAGCAGCGCCAGGCCATCCACGATGACATCTGGGACAATTTCTGGGACGCCGATCTGGGCCATTTCGTCCAGCACAAAGGCAGCAAAAACCTGGACGCCTCGATGTTGCTGATGCCGCTGGTGCGTTTTGTGGGTGCCAGTGATCCAAAATGGCTGCAGACCCTGGACGCCATTGAGGGCGCGCTGGTCCGCGATGGGATGGTGTTCCGCTATCGCAACGACGATGACTATCACGATGGTCTCGATGGCGAAGAAGGCGCCTTTGTGGCGTGTTCGTTCTGGTACGTTGAATGCCTCGCTCGCGCGGGACGTTTGGAGAAGGCGCACCTGGAGTTTGAACAGTTGCTCCGTTACGCCAATCCGCTGGGCCTGTACGCCGAGGAGTTCGACGCCCATGGCCATCACTTGGGCAACACGCCACAAGCGCTGAGCCACTTGGCGCTGATCAGCGCGGCGAGTTTTCTGGATCGCAAACTTGAAGGCGGCCAGACCCTCTGGCAGCCCTGA